The Streptomyces sp. NBC_00569 genomic sequence CGAGTTGCTCCACGTGGGCCCCGCCCACACCGCGAACGACGTGATCGCGTGGGTGCCGGAGCGCGGCGTGCTGTTCACCGGGGACGTCGTGTGGTCGGGGGTGACCCCGTATCTCCTGATGGGCTCCGTCACCGGGTCGCTGCGGGCCCTGGAGCGCATGCGCGCGCTCGGTGCCTCCGTGGTCGTCCCCGGGCACGGTCCGGTCGGCGGCCCCGAGCTCCTCGACGCGACGGAGGCCTACGTCCGCCGGCTCCAGGACCTCGCACGGGACGGCCTGCGGCGCGGCGTGGGCCCGCTCCAGGCGGCCCGGGACGCGGACCTCGGCGCCTTCGCCGGGCTCCTGGACTCCGAGCGCCTGGTCGGAAACCTGCACCGCGCGTACGCCGAGCTCGAGGGCCTGGCACCGGGCGCCCGTATCGATGTCGCGGCGTCCTTCAAGGAGATGGTCGCCTTCCACGGCGCCCTGCCCTCCTGCCACGCCTGACCGCACACCCGAGAGGCCGAAACCGACGTACTGAGCCGAAACCGCCGCAATGAAAGGAGTCGTCGATGGAGACGATCCTGCTGAACCACGAGACGCAGGTGACACTGCCGTCGTACCTCGAGCTCCATGGAGTGCCGTGCCGGATACCACTGCTGCTGGCCGGGGACCTCGACGACGACGGGAGTGAACCGCACATCTGCCGGAGCATCGACTGAGCCGCCGGGGACGAGCAACCGGTCCGGCACATGGCCGAGGGGCCCCTGTCGAGGGGGCCCCTCGGCCATGTGCCGGATGTCCGGGTACGGGCCGGTCAGGAGGCCGCGGGAGCGGCGGGGCTGTCGCGGTGGATGACGCGGGAGCGGGTCAGCAGCCCTCCGTCGCGGCGTACGAGCACGTCGTCGACGGTGAACGTCGGCTGGAAGGAGACCTTCCCTTCGCGGTCGGTCTGCGTGACCAGCGTGTAGTAGGAGACCCGGATGGTGTCCTCGTCCTGGGGGTCGGCCTCTATGAGGAGGTGGCCGAACCAGTGGCGTACGGCGATGTCCTTGTAGCGCGGCAGGTTGGCGCGCATCCCGGCGATCATCTCCACCCGGCCGCTCTGACGCTGACCGCCGGCGTGGACGACCTCCCCGTCGTCGGTGAACGTGTCGGCGAAGCCCTCGATGTCCAGGGCGTCGACCCGTCGCATCTGCTGGGCGTAGAACGTCTGCACCTCGGCGTACAGGTCACCCGTGACCTGCTGGCGGAGGGTCCCGACGGACTGAGACATGGCGAACTCCCTTCGCGGCGGCCCTTCCGGCCGCCTGTCGTCGGCATCAGCCTGCCGGGCGTGGCTGCAGCGTGACTGGAGAGGCGCTCGCGGTGACCGGCCGACGCCCCTGGCCAGCACGGTGAGTGAAATGGCAGGATCGCCCGCATGCCCAAGGCCCTCCCCCGTGTCAGCAGGCGCCGAGCCCTGGAGGGCTCGGCCGCCGCCCTCGTGGTCCTCGGGCTGCTCCTGTGGTGGCTGCTGCCGCTGGACGACGGGAGGCCGGGGGGCAGCGTGACCTTCAGCACGGGCCAGCGGACCGGGGTGTACGAGCGCTACGGCAACCTCCTGAAGACCGCGCTCGGCCACGACCTGCCGGACCTCGACGTGCGCCTGACGAACAGCGAGGGGTCCCAGGAGAACGTCGAGCGGGTCGCTACGGGGAAGGCCGATTTCACGATCGCGGCCGCCGACGCCGTGGAGAAGTACAGGCTTCAGGGCGGCGCCGGCGGGGACCGGCTGCGCGGCTGCGCCCGCCTGTACGACGACTACGTGCAGCTGGTCGTGCCCCGCTCGTCGTCGATCAGGTCGGTCCAGGACCTGCGCGGCCTCCGGGTCGCCGTGGGCGGGAAGGGATCCGGGGTACGGCTCATCGCGGAGCGCGTGGTCGAGGCGGCCGGCCTCGACCTGGAGAAGGACATGAAGCCGGTCTCCACGGGGATCGACGGCATGCCCCAGGCGCTCAAGAACGGCGACATCGACGCCTTCTTCTGGTCGGGCGGCCTGCCGACGGCCCATGTGCGCAAGCTGTCGGAGAACTACCCCATCCGTCTCGTCGAGCTCGGCGACCTCGTCGACGCGCTGCACAAGCAGGGCGGCGCGTCCCGCTACTACCGGGCCGCCGTCATGCCCGCGGACGCCTATCCGGACGCGCAGCAGGGTGCCTCGGTGCCCACGCTGGCGGTCGCGAACCTGCTGGTCACCACGGACCGTGCGGACCCCCGCCTCACGGAGGCGATGACGCGCACGGTGATAGACAGCCGCGACCACATCGGCACGCAGGTGCACGCGGCCCAGCTCGTGGACCTGCGGACGGCGCTCTACACGGATCCGCTGGCGCTGCACGAGGGAGCCCGCCGCTACTACCGCTCGGTGAAGCCGTAGGGCGCCGGCCCGCCGCCTCAGCCTTCCCGGTGCGTCCGGGGCACCGCCACCGTGACGCGCAGCCCGTGCGGCTCGTGAGGGGCGTACGTGAGGGAGCCGCCGCCCGCCGCGAGCAGCGCCCGCGAGATGGACAGGCCGAGGCCCGAGCCCTTGACGTTCTGGTGGCCGGCGCTGCGCCAGAACCGGTCACCGATCCGCGCGAGTTCGTCCTCGCGCAGGCCCGGCCCCCGGTCCGCCACCACGATCTCCGTGGACTCTCCGTTACGGGCGACGCAGACCTTCACCTCCTCGCCGGAGGGGGTGAATTTCAGGGCGTTGTCGATCACCGCGTCCAGGGCGCTCGACAGCGTCACGGGGTCCGCCCAGCCGGTGACCGCGGGGCATTCCTCGGTCAGCGTCACGCCCTTCTCGTCGGCGACGGGCCGCCAGGCGCCGACGCGTTCGGTCACCAGCTCGCCGATGTCCGTGAGCCGCAGGTCTGCCTCGGTGTGTTCAGCCAGGGCCAGGTCGAGGAGGTCGTCGAGGACCGAGGCGAGCCGCTTGCCCTCCGTGCGCACCGAGGCGATCTCCTCGTTCCCCTCGGGCAGTTCGAAGGCCAGGAGTTCGATGCGCAGGAGCAGGGCGGCGAGCGGATTGCGCAGTTGGTGCGAGGCGTCGGCGACGAAGGCGCGCTGCTGCTCCAGGACGTCCTCGACGTTGTCGGCCATCTCGTTGAACGACCGGGCCAGGCGCTGTAGTTCCGGCGGTCCGCCGGCCGAGGCGACGCGGGACTTCAGCCGTCCGGTGGCGATGTCGTGGGTGGTCGCGTCGAGGACGCGCACGGGCCGCAGGACCCAGCCCGTCAGCCGCAGCGCGGCGCCGACGGCCAGGAGCATCGCGGCCACCTCGCCCGCGGCGATGAGCAACCATCCCTGAAGCGTCTTGGAGCGCATCTTGCCGGTGGGCGAGTCGGTGACGACGACCGCGACGACGTCGCCGTCGCTGATGACGGGTGACGCGACGACGAGCCGGCCGCGCTGCCAGGGCCACACCTGCTGGGGGTCGTGGCTGCCGCGCGAGAACAGGGCCTCGTCGAAGGCCTCGCGCACGGCTCCGTCAGGGGGCAGCTGCCAGCCGTCCGGGGCGCGCCCCATGGGGTCACTGTTGCGGTAGAAGACGCCCGCGCGGATCCCGTACACCTCGTAGTAGCGGGTGAGTTCGTTCTGCAGGGTCTGCTGGCGCTCGTCCGTGACGCGTACGCGGGAACCCGTCGAGCGCTTGGTGACGAACTGGGCCAGCGCGGCAAAGCGTGCCGTGTCGTCGATGCGGTCGACGACGACCTTCTGCTGCTGGGCGGCCGCCACGCTCACGGCGAGCGGGAAGCCGAGCGCGAGCAGCACGCCCGCCATGAGGACGATGAGCAGCGGGAGGAGGCGAGCGCGCACCCGCGGCCTCTAGGCGGCCGGCGCGACGAGCCGGTACCCGACGCCGCGCACGGTCTCGATGAGGGCGGGCATGCGCAGCTTGGAGCGCAGGGACGCGACATGCACCTCCAGGGTGCGGCCCGTCCCCTCCCAACTGGTGCGCCAGACCTCGCTGATGATCTGTTCCCGGCGGAACACCACCCCGGGGCGCTGCGCGAGAAGCGCCAGGAGGTCGAACTCCTTGCGGGTCAGTTGGACAACCGAACCGTCCACGCTGACCTGGCGGGTGGGCAGTTCGATGTGCACGGACCCGAGCCGCAGACCGTCCTCGGCCGACGCGGAGGTGTCGTCCGGCACGCTGCGCCGGCTGACCGCGTGGATGCGGGCGAGCAGTTCCCCGGTGTCGTACGGCTTCACCACGTAGTCGTCCGCGCCGAGGTTGAGGCCGTGGATGCGGGAGCGTACGTCCGCGCGCGCGGTCACCATGATCACCGGTGTCGCCGTGCGCTTGCGGATCTTGCCGCACACCTCGTAGCCGTCCTGGTCGGGCAGGCCGAGATCGAGGAGCACGACCCCGAAGGCGTCCGCGTCGGGGACGAGCGCCCGGAGCGCTTCCTCGCCGCTGCGGGCGTGCCTCACGTCGAAGCCGTGCCGGGCGAGGACCGCCGACAGAGCGGCGGCGACATGGTCGTCGTCCTCGACGAGAAGCAGTCTCATCACGGCCCCCTTCGGTTCATCGGTCGTTCGGCCCCGGCACGCCGGCAGGCGCTATCCGTGCACGCGCGTGCGGCTCACCAGGGCATCCACTCCGAAACATAAGGACGCCGTCAAGAGCGTTCCGGTTACGGACGGCTTCCGTTATCCAGCCGGTACGCACAGGGGCACCCCTCTTCACACACAGGGGCACTCTCTTCACGCATCGTGGCCGGTCGAAGCCGGATCGTTATGCTCAAGTTCCCCTCAGATGTAATGACGCTGGTTGTACGCCATTACTACTGTCCTCCCAACCGAGGAGGATGGAGCAAGACCCCGATGACCGATGTATCGGTGACCAAGGACGCCATTCCCGCGGCCGACGAGCTGGTCGTGCTGAACCAAGTCAACAAGCACTTCGGCGCGCTGCACGTGCTCCAGGACATCGACCTGACCATCGCGCGTGGTGAGGTCGTCGTCGTCATCGGACCCTCGGGCTCCGGCAAGTCGACGCTGTGCCGCACGATCAACCGCCTGGAGACCGTCGACACGGGTGCCATCACGATCGACGGCAAGCCGCTGCCCCAGGAGGGCAAGGAGCTGGCCCGCCTCCGCGCTGACGTGGGCATGGTCTTCCAGTCCTTCAACCTCTTCGCGCACAAGACCGTGCTCGAGAACGTGATGCTGGGGCAGATCAAGGTCCGCAAGACGGACAAGAAGGCGGCCGAGGCCAAGGCGCGCACCCTGCTCGACCGGGTGGGCGTCGGCACGCAGGCGGACAAGTACCCCGCACAGCTCTCCGGCGGGCAGCAGCAACGCGTCGCGATCGCACGGGCGTTGGCGATGGACCCCAAGATCATGCTCTTCGACGAGCCGACGTCGGCCCTCGACCCCGAGATGATCAACGAGGTCCTCGAGGTCATGCAGCAGCTCGCCCGTGACGGCATGACGATGATCGTCGTCACCCACGAGATGGGCTTCGCACGCTCGGCGGCCAACCGCGTGGTCTTCATGGCGGACGGACGGATCGTCGAAGAGGCCACCCCCGACCAGTTCTTCAGCAACCCGCGCAGCGACCGGGCCAAGGACTTCCTGTCGAAGATCCTGCACCACTGACGCCGACGCACGGGCGTCCGACTTTCCCACGGCCGAATTCTGCCGACACGAAGGATATTCACCATGAAGCTCCGCAAGTCCGCCGCCGCGGCGGCCACTGTCGCCGTGCTCGCCCTCGCCGCCACCGCGTGCGGCGGCGACTCCGGCAACGCCGGTGACAAGCCCGCCGGCGGCGCCGGCGGCAAGGGCCAGCCGAAGCTGCCCACGTACACGGTCGCCTCGGGCGTGAAGCTGGACTCCGCGACGCTGAAGCGGGCGCAGAAGGCCGGAAAGATCGTCATCGGCGCCAAGAACGACCAGCCGTACCTCGGTTTCCAGGACACCGACGGCAAGCGCTCCGGCTTCGACATCGAGATCGCCAAGATGGTCGCCGCCGACCTCGGCTTCAAGCCGTCGCAGATCGAGTTCAAGACGATCGACTCGAACGTCCGTGAGACGACCATCTCCAAGGGCGAGGTCGACCTCTACGTAGGCACGTACACGATCAACGACGAGCGCAAGAAGCAGGTCGGTTTCGCCGGCCCGTACTTCATGGCCGGCGCCGACCTCCTCGTCCGCGGCGACGAGAAGGGCATCACGGGCCCCGAGTCCGTCAAGGGCAAGACGGTCTGCTCCATCAAGGGCTCGACCCCGCTCCAGGAGATCAAGAAGGCCAAGTACGGCGCCAAGACCGTCGAGCTGTCCAAGTACTCCGAGTGCGTGCAGCAGCTGCTCAACAACGAGGTCGACGCCGTCACCACCGACGACGCGATCCTCAAGGGCTACGCCGCCCAGCGCCCCGGCAAGCTGAAGGTCGTCGGCAAGCCGTTCACCGAGGAGCCCTACGGCGTCGGCATGAACAAGGACGACAAGGCGCTGCGCGAGGCGGTCTCGAACGCCCTCGAGGCGCACGAGAAGAACGGCGACTACAAGAAGGCGTACGACGCGACGCTCGGCCTGTCCAAGTCCGCGTACACCGCGCCGCCGGCGCTCGAGCGCTACTGACGCGCTGACGGTGCGGGCCCCGGCCCGCACCGTACGACCCCCCGGCAGTGACCGGCCCGCCACGGGCGCCACCGCACAGTGCGCCCGTGGCACGGTCCTCGCTGCCTGTCCGCCGCCGCCCACGAGGACATCCCCGTGAACGTATTGCTCGACCATCTCGCGGAATTCCGCGAGGGGTTCATAGGCACCGTCCTGCTGACCCTGGCCAGCGGGCTCCTCGCGATGGTCCTGGGTGTCATCATCGCCGGGTTCCGTGTCTCACCCGTGCCCCCGCTGCGCTTCTTCGGCACCGCCTGGGTCACGCTCTTCAGGAACACCCCGCTGACCCTGCTCTTCCTTGTGGCGTGGTTCGTCGTTCCGGTCATCTTCATGCCGGGCCTCAGCCCGTGGGCCAAGGCCCTCATGGCGCTGGGCTTCTACACCTCGGCGTTCGTGTGCGAGGCCGTCCGGTCCGGCATCGGCACGGTGCCGCTGGGACAGGCCGAGGCCGCCCGGTCCATCGGAATGACCTTCTTCCAGACGCTGCGCCTGATCATCCTTCCGCAGGCCACCCGCACCGTCCTGCCGCCGCTCAGCTCGATCTTCATCGCGCTGACGAAGAACTCGGCGATCGCGGGCGCGTTCAGTGTCACCGAGCTGTTCGGTGTGCAGAAGCTGCTCAGCGACCAGGGCTTCGCCATCGCCTGGATCTTCCTCTGGGTGGCTCTCGGCTACCTGGTCATCACCTTCACCATCAGCGGTCTCTTCCGGCTGCTCGAGCGGCGCATGGGGGTCGCACGATGAGTTCGAGCGTCCTGTACGACGCACCGGGCCCCAGGGCCCGGGTGCGCAACCGCATCTACACGGTCGCCGGCTCCCTGGCCGTGCTCGGCCTGGTCGCGTTCACCCTCTACCGGATGAACGTCAAGGGGCAGCTGGAGCCCGAGGTCTGGAACATCTTCAACAACGCCGGTGTGCGGACCAGCATCCGCGACGGCGTGGTCACCACGCTGAAGGTGTTCGCCGTCGCCGGCGTGCTCTCCCTGGTGCTCGGCCTGCTCCTGGCCGTCGCGCGCCTGTCCGAGCACAAGACGGTCCGCTGGGCCGCCACCGGCTTCATCGAACTGTTCCGCGCGATCCCGCTGCTGATCACGATCTACGCCCTGTGGTTCCTGTTCCTGACCTACAAGAACGACCTCGGCGTCGTCGGCGACAACACCGCCTTCTGGGCGCTCGTCATCGGCCTGACCGTCTACAACGGCTGTGTGCAGGCCGAGGTGATCCGGGCGGGCGTCAACGCCGTGCCGCGCGGACAGGTGGAAGCCGCGTACGCGCTGGGACTGCGCAAGTCGCAGGTCATGACGATGCTGCTGCTGCCGCAGGCCGTGCGCTCCATGCTGCCGACGATGATCAGTCAGCTCGTGGTGACCCTCAAGGACACCTCGCTCGGCTACATCATCACGTACAGCGAGCTGCTGTTCGCGGCCCGCACGATGGCCAGCAACATCATCGTCAACGGCGAGAACCCCATCACCGCGGTGGTCATCGTCGTCGGCGCGATCTACGTGGCACTGTGTCTGGCCCTGGCCGGGCTCGCCACCTGGATCGAGCGGCGCGGCCGTCGCGCGAAGACGGGCATCGCGGTGGCTGCCGCCACCGAGCCCTCCGTCGTGGACGGGACCGACTGAGCGGCTCTGCAGAAGAACTGACGAGATGTGAGCAAACGGAGGCAGTGGCCTGATCGCCGCTGCCTCCGTCACTTGACGCAAGCACCCGCAATGGGTTGCATACGTTCTGTGATCGCGCACCCCGCTCCAACTGCCCTTTCTTGTACGCCTCCCACAGCACTCCCCGGGGCAGGAGGAGTCGCGCCGTGGACCCGGTGATCGTCGTCGGCGCGGGTCCTGTCGGGCTCACGCTCTCCCTCGCTCTCGCCCGCCACGGCGTGCCCTCCGTCGTGCTCGACGAGGGCCCCGGCAAGGACGAACAGCGCCCCGCACGGACCGTGATCCTCCGCGAGGACACCGCCGCCCTCGTGGAGCGGCTCGCCCGGACGTCGTTCGACGCGACGGGCGCGCGCTGGACGGGCTGGCGTTCCCTGCGGCGCAAACAGGTGATGCGGGAGCTCTCCTTCGGTGAGCAGATGCCCTCGCCCCTGCATCTGGCCCAGCACGAACTGACGGGCGCCCTGCGGGAGGCAGCCGCCGGCGAGCGGCTCATCAAGGTCGCCGTGAACAGCCGCCTCGACTCGATCGAGCAGGAGAGCGGCGCGCTGACCGCACACACCCGCGGCCCGAAGGGCACCTGGTGGCGCGGGAGCTTCCTGGTGGGCTGCGACGGCCCGCGCTCCACGGTCCGCAAGCTGCTAGACATCCGCTTCCCCGGCCGCACGTCCGTCGAGCGACACGCCGTCGCCGCGCTGCGCACGGAACTTCCCTGGCCCGGTGAGGCGTTGCTTCATCGGAACCTTCCCTGGCGGACGTCGGGCCCGTCCGGCGGAGAGGTCGTCGGCCGCCCCCTCGCCGACGGCGTCTGGCGCCTCGACTGGCTGCTGCCGCCCCGCAGCGAGCTGGTCACGCCCGACATCCTGGTGACCCGCATCCGGGAGACGCTGGCCGGCTGGTGCTCCGGCTCCACACCGCCGTACGAGCTGCTGGACACGGGAGTGCACACGGTTCACCACCGCCTGGCCAGGCGGTGGCGGGTCGGCCGGGTCTTCCTCGCCGGGGACGCCGCGCACCTGCTCGGCGCGCTCGGCACCCAGGGTCTCGACGAGGGCCTGAGGGACGCGGACAACCTCGCCTGGAAGCTGGCCCTCGCCTGGCACGACGGCCCGCACGAGGCGCTCCTCGACAGCTATCAGGCCGAGCGCCGCGCCGTCGTCGCGGGCCGGCTGCGCGCCGCCGATCAGGCGCTGCCGATACTGCGGGGCGGCAAGGGGCTGCGCTCGTACGTCGCCGGATCCACGCGCGGCCATGACGCGCTGCTCACGGACGGTCACCTGGGGCACGGGGCGCTGGGCGCTCCGGGGACGTACGGCGAATCGTCTCTCGCACCGGAGCCCTCCGAAGCGGCGGTCGACGTGGGTACGGCTCCCGGCGCGCCCGTCCGGGACGTGCGGGTCACCGCCCCGGACGGGTCCTTCGCCCGGCTGCGGGACCGGCTCGGCCTCGGGCACCTGCTCGTCGTCCTGATCGCACCCGGCACGGGTGTGTGGGAGCGGCGGCACTGGGTCTCGGCCGGGGTCATGCCACGGCTCGCGGCCGCCGTCACGGCCCTGCCGCACGAGGCGGAGCTGCTCGTCGCGGAGAGTTACCCGGGCGCCCCGGCGCACTCCGTTCTGCTGGTGCGCCCGGACGGCCACCTGGTCACGGCCCTGAGCGGGGTGCGTCCCGCTGAGCTGTACGCGGCCGCGCAAGCCGCGCTCGGGGGGCCCGTGGAGGACGGCGCGAAGGCCGGGAGCGCAGCCGGAACGAGTTGACCGACCCCCTCCGCCATGGTGTACTCCGGAGCGTGACCGACACCGATGTGCGCCTGTGGCGGAGGGTCCATATGGACCTCGTCCGCTATGCGGGCTGCGTGTGTCGTCCGTCCTGCTGAATTCGCCTCTCCCCTGTGCGCGCCCCTTTCCCCGGGTTCACCGGTCCTTCCGGTTCCTCCGGGCCTTCTCGCGCGCTTTCCGCGAACCTTCAGGACGGTATCCGTGTCTGCCTCAGCCACCCCTTCCCTGGTGACCGCCGCACCCACGCAGCGTGACCTCCTCGACTTCGTACGCCGTACCGCCGAGGACCATGAACTCATCGCCTCGCTCCCCCTGGACCCCGAGGGCCGCACATGGGTGCGGCTCGAAGGCCCCGGCGGCAGTGAGGCCTGGCTCATCGGCTGGCCGCCCCGCACCGGCACCGGCTGGCACGACCACGCCGAATCCGTCGGTGCCTTCCTCACGGCGTCGGGCGAGCTCAAGGAGAACTCACTCGCGGCCCGGCTGCCCGCCGACGGCTGGAAGACGCTCGAACTGGCCGAAGGAGTCGACCGCGAACGGACATTGGCCGCGGGCACGGGCAGGGCCTTCGGGCAGCACCATGTGCACGAGGTTCTCAACGAGTCCGGGCGCGAGCACGCGATCTCCGTGCACGCCTACTACCCGCCGCTCCCGCAGATCCGCCGCTACAGCCGCACGGGCTCGGTGCTGCGACTCGAGACCGTGGAGCGGCCGGAGGACTGGCAGTGAGCGGAGAGGGCAGGGTGGGTGACGTGACCGTTGGAGTGAGTGACGTGAGCGGCTCGCGGGCTGAACGGCCCGAGGGCATCGACGAGTTGCTCGACCGGGTGCGGCTCGGCCTGGACCGGGTCGAGACCGATGAGGCGTACACGGCCGCCACGGCGGGGGACGCGCTCCTCGTCGACATCCGCTACGCGGCGCTGCGCGAGCGGGACGGGCTGATCCCCGGGGCACTCGTGGTGGAGCGCAACGAACTGGAGTGGCGGCTCGATCCGCAGGGCAGCCATCGCGCTGCCGAGGCCACGAGCCACGATCTGCGCGTCGTGGTCGTCTGCAACGAGGGCTACGCGTCGAGCCTCGCCGCTGTCTCCCTGAGGCAGTTGGGGCTGCACCGGGCCACGGATCTGGTCGGCGGTTTCCAGGCCTGGAAGGCGGCGGGGCTGCCGGTGGCCGAGTGACGGTCGCGTGCGGCTGTAGGAGTACGTGATGGTGGGCGCCCCCCGATGTAAGGGGCGCCCACCATTGCGTACTGCCCCTTACTCCTTGGCTGTTGCCACCTCTACCGGTCGGGGCTTCAGGGCGGCGCGGCCCGGCAGTGCGGTCGCGGTGAGCGCGAGGAGTCCGGCGGCGGCGACCACGGCCACGTAGACGAGGGGTGTGACGGCGGGGGCGGCACTGCCGGTCATGCCGACGCTGAACGCCGTCAGGACGGCCAGTGCGATACCGCTGCCCAGGGTCGTGCCGATGAACAGCACGGCGAGGGCCTCGGTGCGCAGCATCCTCAGGACCTGACGGCGGGTGGCGCCCGCGAGGCGGAGCATCGCGAACTCCCGGATCCGTTCGGAGACCGACATCGCGAGGGTGTTGACGACGGCGATCGCGGTGAACGCGAGGATCAGGCCCATGGCGAGGAGGTTGACCTCGGCGTTGTCCTGCTGGCGTTCGGCCTGCAGGTCGTCGGCCGCCTCGGGGGCGAGAACGCGCAGACCGGGGAACTCCCGGACCGTACCCGTGAGTTGTTCCTGTGTCCGGCTGGTCCTGACGAGTACGGAGGAGGCGAGGGGATTGTCGACGTGCCGGGCCACCAGGTCATGGGCCAGGGTCAGATCCCCGAAGCCGAGACCCTTCGCGTAGACGGCCGCCACAGTGAGGGTGGCCGGTGTGCCGTCCCCGAGCGTCAGCCTGCTGCCGGGCTTCAAGTGGAGTCGATCGGCGGCGAGTTCGCTGACGGCGGCGCCGTCCCGTCGGAAGTCCTTCAGTGATCCCGAGGTGACGTCCGGGTCCCACGTACGCGTGAGGCCTTCGCGGGTGACGCCCTGAGTCGGGTACTTGTCGAGTCCTACACGCACGGTGGTGCGGACGATCTCGGTCGCGACGGTGCCCTTGGCCGTGCGGAGCTTGCGTGCGGCCTCGGCGGGGACGCCTGG encodes the following:
- a CDS encoding cysteine dioxygenase, with product MSASATPSLVTAAPTQRDLLDFVRRTAEDHELIASLPLDPEGRTWVRLEGPGGSEAWLIGWPPRTGTGWHDHAESVGAFLTASGELKENSLAARLPADGWKTLELAEGVDRERTLAAGTGRAFGQHHVHEVLNESGREHAISVHAYYPPLPQIRRYSRTGSVLRLETVERPEDWQ
- a CDS encoding rhodanese-like domain-containing protein, with translation MTVGVSDVSGSRAERPEGIDELLDRVRLGLDRVETDEAYTAATAGDALLVDIRYAALRERDGLIPGALVVERNELEWRLDPQGSHRAAEATSHDLRVVVVCNEGYASSLAAVSLRQLGLHRATDLVGGFQAWKAAGLPVAE